The Drosophila sechellia strain sech25 chromosome 2L, ASM438219v1, whole genome shotgun sequence region AGGATGCACTCAGCTTCCAAAGCCAACTGCTGCGCAAACACACTCCGCTGGCGGGATTTCCCAGCGAGGAGGGTTGTGGCTCCGGCGATGGGTTCACCGCAAGACCGGCGACTAAAGCGGCCACCaaagaggaggagcaggagcagtacTGGGTGGCCAATGGAGGAGCCACCGAGGTTGTGGCTGCCATTGAGCCCAGGCAGGGCCTGAGCACCCAGTGGTTTACAACGGGATTGCCCTTTGATTATGCCCTGTCCCGGAATGCGACGGTTCATACGGCGTGCTACGGATTTTGGGCCAGCTACATTGATGCGCAGGGCAATATCCTGGCCAAAACCTGCCTCAAAGTATTTCCCCGATGGATGAACGATCTGAAGTCCAAGATAGGGGAGATGCGTCTGCGAGATCTCTTCATTCCTGGCACCCACGACTCCGGCTCCTATCGACCCAATTTCGATCCGCTGCTTCGCGAAAGTCTGGTGACAAAGTATGCGCTCACACAGGATGACGACATCCGTGGGCAGTTGATGCACGGAGTCCGCTACTTGGACATACGCGTGGGTTACTACCGAAACTCACCCGATCTGTTCTTCATCTATCACGGGATCACAAAACAACGTCCGCTGCAGGAAGTCATCAATCAGGTTCGGGATTTCGTCTACGAAACCAATGAGATTATCATATTTGGGCTCAAGGAGTTCCCAGTGGGTAAGGAATACGTTCAATCTTGGATATATGAAGGATAATGCATATGATTTACTTTCATTTTCCTTTAGGTTTTGGAAAAGGACTTGGTGTCCATCGCCTGTTGGTCAGCTACTTGCGGGATCAGTTCCAGGACCTGATAGCACATCCTTCGCTGACTTGGCGTGCATCCCTGCGTGACATTTGGGCCCGACGGCAGAACGTCTTCCTCGCCTACGACCACGAGGCCATGGTGGAGGAGTTCCCCGATGTCCTGTTTGGATCCGTGGAGCAGCGCTGGGGTAACAAGCAGACGTGGGCCCAACTGGAAACCTATTTGCGCAACATCAATGATTTCGATGTGTCGTAAGTGGAGATTCTCGCTAATGATTAGATAAGATGTGGTACATCTATCGTTTCTTACTTCCACAGTCGCTTCTCCAGTCGCCCGGTGTCCGATATGGCGGAGCTGACCCCGGAGACGTGGGACGTCATTTTGGACAAGACCGGCGGGCTGCGCAAGATGGCCGATAATGTGAATTGGCGCATCTCTCAGTTGTATCGAAATGAACTGGGCACGAATGCGAATATAGTATCGGCGGATTTCATAAGGGGCACTACTCTAGTGGAAACTGCCATCGAATACAATGCTCGTAAGATTTACATGTAGATCTTAACAAAGTTCGTTGGAAGAAGAGTCTTCCTGAAGCTTCAAAGTAACATGCCGAATTTGcaataatacatttatttgctAAGCGGTTAAGTTTAAACATCAATATGCTCCTTATTGTACTGCTAGCTGTGTAGCTTCCCTAAACATGTCACATTTTCGTAGTTTGTTCCCATATAAGCGCTTTCACTTATTTCCTGATCGTATTAACAAAGGAATTCGGATTGTTGCACCTAACCATAGAGATAAAAAGTAAACTTTAGTGGGAAGTGGGCCAATAAGGCGGGGGTTTTGCAAAAATCTGTTAACTGAGGGGCTTtctaaaaacaataaataaaaactaaattctAATCGATGCCAATTTGGTGCTAAGCAATGCTAAAATATCATACAAACGGCACTTAAAACGGTTTCAAATTTAACAAGTTTTCAGTTTCACGTTTTTCGAATATCAATTACGAGTGTTTTTGAACTAAATGCATAAGTTCTACGGTTGTggtacacatatatatgtttgtaCGTGTAGGCCTAGTTAATCGCCTCATTCGATTCGATAATGGTGGTATTGAAGATGGCCCGGCAAATCTCCACTACGGAATTGGACAATCGGCCGTAGCACTTTGGCTTATTTTTCCGGGCGATGAAAGCGTAGTAGAACGGAATGCCAGCCAGGGTTATGCCGATGCCAATGAGCAGATTTTGTGGCTCCTCCAGATTGGGCAACAATACCAGTGTCACGCAGCTCACCATGAAGGTGATGGGCAGCGCAAGATGGACTTTAATGGGTCGGGGCAAGTCGGGCCTGAAAGGAATACACATTACACATTGGGTTCAGAACAAGTCAGTGGTAGTATCACCCACCTCTTATGCCGGAGCCACAACATCCCGGCTATGCTGGCCACCACTGAGAGCCAGAGCACCGAGCTGAAGTAGTTGATCAACTGGTACACGTTATCCGTGAGCAGCATGAGCAGCGACATCAGACACTGTGGGAAAATGCGCTTGCATCAATGCAAAATTCTCAGCTGATAGCTGCAAAATGCTCATGCCAACTCACCGTGAAAATCAGGGAGGGAATGGGCGTCTGTTGTTTCACGTGGAACAGCTGGAAAAACTTGGGCAAATGCCCCTCCTGAGCACCAGTAGCGAACAGGCGCGCCGATGTGAAGAGCACCCCGTTGACGCCACCAAATGTGCTCAGCGCCACGAAAATGGGCACCATGAAGGCCAGCGGTCCGAACACACGATTTCCAAAGGTCACCGCCACGGCCAGCGAACTGAGCATCTCCGGCTTGTTCACCACGGCGAAGTAGGCTAAGTTGACCAGAACATAGATGCTCGTGACCAGCGGCATGGCTATCCAAATGGCGCGCGGCAGATTCCTGCACAATGAGAAAGCAAAGTGCGAGATTagttttatacaaaatatatttatatgagTTTTCCATTCCATCTTATGAATAACACTTTCAACTACTGTTTTTGTAAATATGCGGATGAATATAGATCTCTGATAGTAGTTCTATGTGAAGCGGACCTGTTGAATATCCCAAAGTCGTTCGGATAAATGGTCATGTGGCAGTCCGAATAACTATCAACGAACCATCTCATCGCAGCATATGTCATTCCCAGCCCAAATTGGTGACAGTCCACATCAAAATGATGATGTGCTACTTGGTAGACTCTATGTAAGTGACGTCAATCCTTGATTTCCAGATGCTCCTTGTGATGCTTGGTCACCAGGTCATCAGTGGTTTCCAATTTAGCGCTCTCAGGTGCATATATATTTCAGTTTAAAAGCTGCCTAATGAGTCTCTGGTTAAATAAGTACTATCTTTAATATTTGTAGTGGGTAGTGACTATGACTACATAGAGGGTAAATAACAACTACGTTTTGATGTTTCATTCGGAACTAAAACATTAAAAAGCTTTCAGGTAAAATAAGAGATATCTTATCACTTTGGATGACCGATGATATAGAACACATTTAGCTAATGCTAGAAAATGCCATAATTTGTTTGAAATAACTAAAAACAGCTGAAGAATAACTAATCTACGGGCTTTACTGCGCATAGGAATTGAGTTTCCTACTTgaaatttctttcagtgtgtTAAAGAACGTGCTATTCAGCGAGAAAGCACTTAAATTGattgcaaattgaattcgTTAGG contains the following coding sequences:
- the LOC6617702 gene encoding PI-PLC X domain-containing protein 1, coding for MVGKVLRLALVLLLLASWTNEGQAQTESYENPNALKVWLTISARKRFLEVSWSNAPANKGDQLLVTREDALSFQSQLLRKHTPLAGFPSEEGCGSGDGFTARPATKAATKEEEQEQYWVANGGATEVVAAIEPRQGLSTQWFTTGLPFDYALSRNATVHTACYGFWASYIDAQGNILAKTCLKVFPRWMNDLKSKIGEMRLRDLFIPGTHDSGSYRPNFDPLLRESLVTKYALTQDDDIRGQLMHGVRYLDIRVGYYRNSPDLFFIYHGITKQRPLQEVINQVRDFVYETNEIIIFGLKEFPVGFGKGLGVHRLLVSYLRDQFQDLIAHPSLTWRASLRDIWARRQNVFLAYDHEAMVEEFPDVLFGSVEQRWGNKQTWAQLETYLRNINDFDVSRFSSRPVSDMAELTPETWDVILDKTGGLRKMADNVNWRISQLYRNELGTNANIVSADFIRGTTLVETAIEYNARKIYM